The genomic interval CGGCTCATAACGCTCGAGCAGCTTGTTCTTGCGTCCATCAAACATCCGGTCAATAAGCGCTGCGGTATCCGGGTCATCAGCGAGCTCGCCCAGCAAGTCGAGTGCGAGCATATGATAATTTTTTGGGAAAAGCTCATCCGCCTCAGCTGTCAGCTCATACGCATGGAGCGGTCTGCCCATGGCTTGCCGCACCGATACGATATTCACGCTGCCTTCGCTCTCTAGTGCATACATATGCCGCCTGATTGCCATTTCCGTTAGTCCGAGCTCGCTTGACAAGGAACCAGCATTCAATCTGCCGCCTGTTTTCAGCAGCATCAATATGCGCTCTCGCGTGGAATGATCACCGCGCGAAGCTGCCGTTATATCTGATGCACTTGCCGTTTTCATCCGCTTCAACCCTTCACCACCTTTGCAGGCTTGATAGCGTCATTGTAACGTATTTTTAGTTTTTCGTAAATCAAGCGTAAAACAATCATAAAGTCACAATCTATGCTTGTTCTGCAATTGTAATGGTTTACATGCAAATAGCAAAAACGCCTACAGCTCGCGTTCTAAATAATCATCAATCGATTGCTTAAAGGCAGGCAGCAGAGTAGTAAGCGTCTTCGTAAGCGGATGAAGCTCAGTTCTCGGCCAAACATAATAGTCCTGCACTAACGGCTTGCGAAGCTTTACAAGGTCCGTCAGCGTCGCCTGCATTTCAAGCGGAAACGCGCCTGCCTCGCCAGTAATATCGATGATGTCCTCATAGCTACTCGCATCCCGCAAAATAAACCCGTCGATCAAGAAGCTGCCAACATCTGTTACGGTTTCAATAGCCAGATGCAGCGCTCTTTCCTGCGCCAGCCCCTCCAGCACCGTTCCCTGCCAATTAGCGGCAAGCGAGTCCAGCGCCGAAGCAATTTCAGTAATCGAATTCAACCTTACCGCTATTTGTTCAC from Paenibacillus sp. FSL K6-3182 carries:
- a CDS encoding metalloregulator ArsR/SmtB family transcription factor, producing MKTASASDITAASRGDHSTRERILMLLKTGGRLNAGSLSSELGLTEMAIRRHMYALESEGSVNIVSVRQAMGRPLHAYELTAEADELFPKNYHMLALDLLGELADDPDTAALIDRMFDGRKNKLLERYEPRMAGKSLEQKVSELAAIQNAGGYMAEVEPQSDGSYMLYEYNCPIAQVAGKYLQACKCELSLFKSLLDVPVERTECLAKGGGKCSYHIG
- a CDS encoding HepT-like ribonuclease domain-containing protein, giving the protein MYYVNREQIAVRLNSITEIASALDSLAANWQGTVLEGLAQERALHLAIETVTDVGSFLIDGFILRDASSYEDIIDITGEAGAFPLEMQATLTDLVKLRKPLVQDYYVWPRTELHPLTKTLTTLLPAFKQSIDDYLEREL